The Pedobacter mucosus genome window below encodes:
- a CDS encoding sensor histidine kinase has protein sequence MFYKRFTFRLILKLLIINLLSYLLFFLIKNTQLWFTIVGVALILIGSITSLYYYINEIRSDINRFILAVKTRDHTLNFKNKATKGSFPELYESFGDILAVHKQIRLEQEAMFQLIKTILEQVPVGVIVVNKANSDMENEEIAFFNQAASNLLGVPAYKYWHRLKQHLPLFAKEVNQISLGGKRFLELKIQDKLIQLSTEVIPLNLYGKNYTIISFQNIKDEIEQKETEAWNRLIGVISHEILNSITPISSLSDTINRMVTDKENLTEDEMEDLKTALATIQRRSSGLLDFVKDYRLIAELPTPNLKAHTIGEILKHIKVLMQPFAKVKNVVLEVEQTSSKITVKLDLKLIEQVLINLITNSIHAVNGQEKPHILVNYRLENTKLYIDVADNGKGIETGDLEKIFVPFYTTRENGSGIGLTISRNIMKMHRGSIEVVSTPHELTTFSLLFNYV, from the coding sequence ATGTTTTATAAACGTTTTACTTTTCGTCTAATTCTTAAACTGCTTATCATAAACCTGTTAAGCTATCTCTTGTTCTTTTTAATAAAAAATACCCAACTCTGGTTTACAATTGTTGGGGTAGCATTGATTTTAATAGGTTCGATAACTTCACTTTATTACTATATAAATGAAATCAGATCAGACATAAACCGTTTCATTTTAGCTGTTAAAACCCGAGACCACACCCTAAATTTTAAAAACAAAGCTACAAAAGGAAGTTTCCCGGAATTGTACGAATCATTTGGAGATATTCTGGCTGTTCATAAGCAAATACGCTTAGAACAGGAAGCCATGTTTCAATTAATTAAAACGATTCTGGAGCAGGTTCCAGTTGGCGTAATAGTGGTTAATAAAGCAAATTCAGACATGGAAAATGAAGAAATAGCTTTTTTCAACCAAGCTGCATCTAATTTATTAGGCGTTCCGGCGTATAAATATTGGCATCGCTTAAAACAGCATTTGCCGCTTTTCGCCAAAGAAGTAAATCAAATTTCATTAGGTGGAAAACGATTTTTGGAACTGAAAATTCAAGATAAATTAATACAACTTTCTACTGAAGTTATTCCATTAAACCTTTACGGAAAAAACTACACCATTATCAGTTTTCAAAATATTAAGGATGAAATTGAGCAAAAAGAAACCGAGGCTTGGAATAGATTGATTGGCGTTATTTCTCATGAAATTTTGAATTCTATTACGCCTATTAGCTCATTATCTGATACCATAAATAGGATGGTAACTGATAAAGAAAATTTGACAGAAGACGAAATGGAGGATTTGAAAACGGCTCTCGCTACAATACAAAGAAGATCTTCAGGACTTTTAGATTTTGTTAAAGACTACCGTTTAATTGCAGAATTGCCAACACCAAATTTAAAAGCGCATACTATTGGCGAGATTCTGAAACATATTAAAGTTTTAATGCAGCCCTTTGCAAAAGTAAAAAATGTTGTTTTAGAAGTCGAACAAACTTCTTCGAAAATTACCGTAAAGCTTGATTTAAAACTAATTGAGCAAGTGCTTATAAATTTAATCACCAACAGTATACATGCTGTAAATGGACAAGAAAAACCACATATTTTAGTCAATTATAGATTAGAAAACACTAAGCTTTATATTGATGTTGCCGACAATGGAAAAGGCATTGAAACGGGAGATTTAGAGAAAATTTTTGTTCCTTTTTATACCACAAGAGAAAATGGCTCGGGCATCGGCTTAACCATAAGTCGCAACATTATGAAGATGCATAGAGGAAGTATTGAGGTGGTTTCTACGCCGCATGAGCTCACTACTTTTTCACTTTTATTCAATTATGTTTAA
- a CDS encoding bifunctional alpha,alpha-trehalose-phosphate synthase (UDP-forming)/trehalose-phosphatase, whose protein sequence is MKTVIISNRLPVKIIEENNEYTFIPSEGGLATGLGDVYKNGNSIWVGWPGIDVPEDRQEEVIEKLGKLNLYPVFLTQNEINLFYEGFSNEVLWPVFHYLVTYAHYEQSYWDCYKSVNEKFAKTANKILNRNDKIWIQDYQLLLLPGILRHYLPKSTIGFFQHIPFPSYEIFRLIPWREELLNGMIGADLIGFHTYDDVRHFLSTATRLLPVNSSSNVLNSNERQIVVEAFPMGIDFDKFSNLTSSRQVKKERDFFRSGKEDVKIILSIDRLDYSKGILERLKALELLLQIHPEYIGKVELYMIVVPSRDTVPQYRDLRDQIDQFVGNLNARYRSINWIPVNYFYRSFPINVLSALYSTADICLVTPMRDGMNLVSKEYVASRNHNDGVLILSEMAGASKELTEALIVNPNNLGDIMEAVVKGLEMPIEEQQTRMKAMRAIVEKFNVKHWVNNFILRLNEVKDSQRSLLTKYAVNAVNEIIASKYAETKNRTLFLDYDGTLVGFSGNIDDASPDQELYDLLEKLSADLANTVVIISGRRHETLETWFGHLPIDLIAEHGAWQKTQGADWNSLPLLTDQWKHEIRTLLDTYTDRTPGSFIEEKSYSLVWHYRKAEEGLGDLRANEIISHMKILAADKGLQLMPGNKVIEFKNMEVNKGKAALNWLHGKNPDFILGVGDDHTDEDIFKALPDDAFTIKVGNNISEAKYYLNDYTEVRKLLWSLTSEVEIQN, encoded by the coding sequence ATGAAAACAGTTATAATATCGAACAGACTTCCCGTTAAAATCATCGAAGAAAATAACGAATATACCTTTATACCGAGTGAAGGAGGATTAGCCACCGGACTTGGCGACGTTTACAAAAATGGAAATTCAATTTGGGTCGGTTGGCCAGGAATAGATGTTCCGGAAGACCGACAAGAAGAAGTGATTGAAAAACTAGGAAAACTAAATTTATATCCCGTTTTTCTGACTCAAAATGAAATTAATTTATTTTATGAGGGTTTTTCTAACGAAGTACTTTGGCCCGTTTTTCATTACCTGGTTACATACGCACATTATGAGCAAAGTTATTGGGATTGCTACAAATCTGTAAACGAGAAATTTGCTAAAACAGCAAACAAAATTCTTAATAGAAACGATAAAATATGGATTCAGGATTATCAGCTTTTATTATTACCTGGAATTTTAAGGCATTATTTACCAAAATCAACAATTGGTTTTTTTCAACATATACCTTTTCCATCATATGAAATTTTTCGTTTAATACCTTGGCGTGAAGAACTTTTAAATGGAATGATTGGCGCAGATTTAATTGGCTTTCATACTTATGATGATGTTCGCCATTTTCTAAGTACAGCCACTCGCCTGCTTCCAGTAAATTCATCATCAAATGTTTTAAATAGTAATGAAAGGCAAATTGTAGTAGAGGCTTTCCCGATGGGAATTGATTTTGATAAGTTTTCAAATCTAACATCAAGTAGGCAAGTAAAAAAAGAAAGAGATTTTTTCCGAAGTGGGAAGGAAGATGTAAAAATTATTTTATCAATTGATAGACTCGATTATAGCAAGGGGATTTTAGAGCGTTTAAAAGCGTTGGAATTGCTTCTACAAATACACCCAGAATATATCGGCAAAGTAGAATTATACATGATTGTTGTTCCCTCCAGAGATACAGTTCCTCAATATAGAGATCTCAGAGATCAAATTGATCAGTTTGTAGGAAATTTAAATGCCCGATATCGATCCATAAATTGGATCCCTGTAAATTATTTTTACCGTTCATTTCCTATTAATGTACTATCTGCCCTATATTCTACAGCTGATATTTGTTTGGTAACGCCTATGCGAGATGGAATGAATTTAGTAAGTAAAGAATATGTTGCCAGTAGAAATCATAACGATGGCGTACTTATTTTAAGTGAAATGGCTGGAGCTTCAAAAGAATTAACGGAGGCCTTAATTGTAAATCCAAACAACCTTGGCGATATAATGGAAGCTGTGGTTAAAGGGCTAGAAATGCCAATAGAAGAACAACAAACCCGGATGAAAGCCATGCGGGCAATTGTAGAAAAATTCAATGTTAAACATTGGGTTAATAACTTTATTTTAAGACTTAACGAAGTGAAAGATTCTCAAAGATCATTATTAACAAAATATGCAGTAAACGCGGTAAACGAAATTATTGCTTCAAAATATGCAGAAACCAAAAATAGGACCTTATTTCTTGATTATGATGGAACGTTAGTTGGATTTTCAGGCAATATTGATGATGCCTCACCAGATCAGGAATTATATGATCTACTCGAAAAACTTAGTGCTGATTTAGCAAATACAGTTGTTATAATAAGTGGTAGAAGGCATGAAACACTTGAAACTTGGTTCGGACACTTACCAATTGACTTAATTGCTGAGCATGGCGCTTGGCAAAAAACTCAAGGTGCAGATTGGAATTCACTTCCACTATTAACTGATCAATGGAAGCACGAAATACGAACGCTACTGGATACCTATACGGATAGAACTCCAGGTTCTTTTATTGAAGAAAAAAGTTACTCTTTGGTATGGCATTATCGCAAAGCGGAAGAAGGATTAGGCGACCTTCGTGCCAACGAAATTATTAGTCACATGAAAATTTTAGCTGCTGATAAAGGTTTACAACTCATGCCTGGTAACAAAGTTATTGAATTTAAAAACATGGAAGTAAATAAAGGAAAAGCAGCTCTAAATTGGCTACATGGTAAAAATCCAGATTTTATATTAGGTGTTGGAGATGATCATACCGATGAAGATATTTTCAAAGCTTTGCCAGATGATGCCTTTACAATTAAAGTAGGAAATAATATTTCGGAGGCCAAATATTATCTTAATGATTATACTGAAGTTAGGAAACTCCTCTGGTCGCTAACAAGTGAAGTTGAAATTCAAAATTAA
- a CDS encoding glycoside hydrolase family 15 protein → MAEQHLYQTGIIGNCAFIAHVNKNTDISWLCWPRFDSPFVFGGLLDKTKGGEFSILPQGDYTSHQYYIENTNVLRTEISTEDGKYRVTDFAPRFHLYERYFKPLMLIRKIEPLEGNPRITIKCNPVCDYGKGKMRSSRGSNHIDYIGCDENMQLSTDISLNYILDEKDFVLNEAKYLILTYGYNLEAPIKTTAENFLRDTVSYWRRWIKHSSIASFYQPLVIRSALVLKIHQYEDTGAIIAASTTSLPESPGSTRNWDYRYCWLRDSFYVLTSLNHIGHFEEMEKYFNYLSDISFAEDERYQPLYGIGGERTITENTLDHLEGYLGEKPIRIGNQAYEHIQNDIYGQVLISMLPLYTDHRFVFSERSDSIKWIEGVLSKIERTIDEKDAGIWEFRNIANVHCYSNLFQWAGAQAALKMAKTIGNQDFEERAQILIDKAAAHIEACYDPVRKVYANAVGSEHLDASTLQLIVMNYLDPTSDRAKDHLKALEAELKTEDGLFYRYLHADDFGKPKTTFLICAFWYVEALACVGRLDEAITEFENLIKYCNHLMLFSEDVDAKTGSQWGNFPQTYSHVGLMNAAYRIATKLDRPVFL, encoded by the coding sequence ATGGCTGAACAACACCTTTATCAAACAGGAATTATAGGAAACTGTGCTTTCATTGCACACGTAAATAAAAATACAGATATATCTTGGCTATGTTGGCCTCGATTTGATAGTCCTTTTGTTTTTGGAGGACTACTAGATAAAACAAAAGGTGGTGAATTTTCGATTTTACCACAAGGAGATTATACCTCTCATCAATACTATATTGAAAACACCAATGTTTTAAGGACAGAAATTTCTACTGAAGATGGAAAATATAGAGTAACTGATTTTGCTCCTCGTTTCCACCTTTATGAACGATATTTTAAGCCTTTAATGTTAATTAGAAAGATAGAACCTTTAGAAGGAAATCCACGAATTACCATTAAATGTAACCCGGTTTGCGATTATGGTAAAGGGAAAATGCGATCTAGCAGAGGCAGTAATCACATTGATTATATCGGTTGTGATGAAAATATGCAGTTAAGCACTGATATATCGCTAAATTATATTCTAGATGAAAAGGATTTTGTACTTAACGAAGCAAAGTATCTAATATTAACTTATGGTTATAATCTCGAAGCGCCAATAAAAACTACTGCTGAAAATTTTTTAAGAGATACAGTTTCTTATTGGAGAAGGTGGATTAAACATTCATCTATCGCTAGTTTTTATCAACCTCTTGTAATTCGTTCTGCTCTGGTTTTAAAAATCCATCAATATGAAGATACTGGAGCAATCATTGCCGCAAGCACAACCAGTTTACCAGAATCGCCTGGTAGTACCCGAAATTGGGATTATCGATATTGTTGGTTAAGAGATTCATTTTATGTACTAACTTCCTTAAATCATATTGGTCATTTTGAGGAAATGGAGAAATATTTTAACTATTTATCTGACATTTCTTTTGCTGAAGATGAACGTTATCAACCATTATATGGCATTGGTGGCGAGCGCACGATTACAGAAAATACACTCGATCATTTGGAAGGTTATTTGGGCGAAAAGCCAATTCGTATTGGAAACCAAGCTTATGAGCATATTCAAAATGATATATACGGTCAGGTATTAATTTCGATGCTACCACTTTATACTGATCATCGTTTTGTTTTTTCTGAACGGAGTGATTCTATTAAATGGATTGAAGGCGTACTTTCAAAAATTGAAAGGACAATTGATGAAAAAGATGCTGGTATATGGGAATTTAGAAATATTGCCAATGTACATTGTTATAGTAATTTATTTCAATGGGCTGGAGCGCAGGCTGCATTAAAAATGGCAAAAACCATAGGCAATCAAGATTTTGAAGAGCGTGCTCAAATATTAATTGATAAAGCTGCGGCTCATATTGAAGCTTGCTACGATCCGGTTAGAAAAGTTTATGCCAACGCTGTTGGAAGTGAACATTTGGATGCAAGTACATTGCAATTAATCGTGATGAATTACTTAGATCCAACATCTGATCGGGCGAAAGATCATTTAAAAGCATTAGAGGCTGAGCTTAAAACAGAGGACGGATTATTTTATCGTTACCTCCATGCTGATGATTTTGGCAAACCAAAAACTACATTTTTAATTTGCGCTTTTTGGTATGTGGAAGCTTTGGCTTGTGTTGGCAGACTTGATGAGGCCATTACAGAATTTGAAAATTTAATTAAATATTGTAATCACTTGATGTTGTTTAGTGAAGATGTCGACGCTAAAACTGGAAGTCAGTGGGGGAATTTTCCTCAAACTTATAGTCATGTTGGCTTAATGAATGCAGCCTACCGAATTGCCACTAAATTAGATAGGCCAGTTTTTCTGTAA
- a CDS encoding glucose-1-phosphate adenylyltransferase, producing MTDKVLGVILGGGQGSRLSPLTQTRSKPAVPIAGKYRLVDIPISNCLNSGIHRMFVLTQFNSASLNKHIKNTYHFSHFSTAFVDILAAEQTVQNSGWFQGTADAVRQCMHHIVSHEFDYILILSGDQLYQMDFKDMIEKHIEANAEITIATIPVTAKDATDFGILKADEENMITSFTEKPKVGLEDWVSDTGAEMQSEGRNFLASMGIYVFNREYLINILNENPEEKDFGKEILPRAINHSRVLSYQYEGYWTDIGNISSFFEANLGLTDEIPKFNMFDSAHAIFTRARMLPPSKISGTTLEKTIIAEGCIIQASKVEHAVLGIRSRIGKDTVITNAYIMGSDRYQTLEEIQQETDAGHALIGIGDRCFINNAIIDKNCSIGNDVKINGGDHLEDGDFELYAVKDGIVVVKKGAVLPSGTVI from the coding sequence ATGACTGACAAAGTTTTAGGCGTTATCCTTGGCGGTGGCCAAGGCTCTAGATTATCGCCGCTGACACAAACACGCTCAAAACCCGCAGTTCCAATTGCAGGAAAATATCGACTGGTGGACATCCCAATTTCCAATTGCCTCAATTCTGGCATCCACCGTATGTTTGTGTTAACACAGTTTAATTCGGCATCCCTAAATAAACACATTAAAAACACTTATCATTTTAGCCACTTTAGTACGGCTTTTGTTGATATTTTAGCTGCAGAACAAACGGTACAAAATTCTGGATGGTTTCAGGGTACTGCAGATGCTGTTCGTCAGTGTATGCACCACATTGTTTCGCATGAATTTGATTATATCTTAATTTTATCTGGAGATCAACTTTACCAGATGGATTTTAAAGACATGATTGAGAAACATATTGAAGCCAATGCGGAGATTACGATTGCAACTATTCCGGTTACCGCAAAGGATGCTACAGATTTTGGTATTTTAAAGGCTGATGAAGAAAATATGATTACTTCATTTACTGAAAAGCCAAAAGTAGGGTTAGAAGATTGGGTTTCTGATACTGGTGCAGAAATGCAAAGTGAAGGGCGTAATTTCTTAGCATCAATGGGAATCTATGTTTTCAATCGTGAGTATTTAATAAATATTCTTAATGAAAATCCAGAAGAGAAAGATTTTGGTAAAGAAATTTTGCCTAGAGCGATTAACCATAGTCGTGTTTTAAGCTATCAATACGAAGGTTACTGGACGGATATTGGTAACATTTCATCTTTTTTTGAAGCTAATTTGGGCTTAACAGATGAGATTCCGAAATTTAATATGTTTGATAGCGCTCATGCAATTTTTACCAGAGCCAGAATGTTGCCGCCATCAAAAATCTCAGGTACAACACTCGAGAAAACCATTATTGCTGAAGGTTGCATTATCCAGGCTAGTAAAGTTGAACATGCAGTTTTAGGTATTAGATCAAGAATTGGGAAGGATACCGTAATTACAAATGCCTATATTATGGGAAGCGATCGTTATCAAACGTTAGAAGAAATTCAACAAGAAACCGATGCAGGACATGCTTTAATTGGTATTGGCGATAGGTGTTTTATAAATAATGCTATTATCGATAAAAATTGCAGCATTGGTAATGATGTAAAAATTAATGGTGGCGACCATTTAGAAGACGGTGACTTTGAATTATACGCAGTGAAAGATGGTATTGTAGTTGTAAAAAAAGGTGCAGTTTTACCAAGTGGAACAGTGATTTAA
- a CDS encoding glycogen synthase, translating to MEIIHISAECYPVAKVGGLADVVGALPKYQNKLGNIAKVVVPAYDTKFIRENNFEVTYDAWSNYGNNHFRFRVLKEKTNKLGFDLYVIHIQGLFDRPNVYGYNDDTERFIAFQIATLDWISQWEHRPDVIHCHDHHTGLVPFMVANSVKYAAISAVPTILTIHNAQYQGQFGWDKLYYLPAFDLWKSGLLEWQKDINPLASAIKCAWKVTTVSPSYLDEMMYNARGLESLLRQERGKCVGILNGIDNEVWDPQTDPMIVKSYNLKTVEAGKLANKIALCNVFQLDSSKPLFTFIGRLVDEKGADLLPDIFYTALQQHGKNINLLVLGSGDGWVEGQLNHLKNGFEGSYNAWIGYNEKVSHEIYSGADFLLMPSRVEPCGLNQLYALRYGTVPIVRRIGGLKDTVIDIGDNGFGVCHDQTSTGDVIHAINRAVDLFNDRKKFKEVRKTMMKIDHSWDMAALKYIELYQIFK from the coding sequence ATGGAAATTATACACATAAGCGCCGAGTGTTACCCTGTTGCTAAAGTTGGCGGTTTAGCTGACGTTGTTGGGGCCCTACCAAAATACCAGAATAAATTAGGAAATATTGCCAAGGTTGTAGTGCCTGCATACGATACAAAATTTATAAGAGAAAATAATTTTGAGGTTACTTATGATGCTTGGTCTAACTACGGAAATAATCATTTCAGGTTTCGTGTTTTGAAAGAAAAAACCAATAAACTTGGTTTTGATTTATACGTAATTCATATTCAGGGTTTATTTGATAGACCAAATGTTTACGGATATAATGATGATACAGAGCGTTTTATTGCTTTTCAGATTGCTACGTTAGATTGGATATCGCAATGGGAACATCGTCCGGACGTAATTCATTGCCATGATCACCATACCGGTTTAGTCCCTTTTATGGTTGCTAATTCTGTAAAATATGCTGCTATAAGTGCGGTGCCAACCATTTTAACAATTCATAATGCACAATATCAAGGTCAGTTTGGTTGGGATAAATTGTATTACTTACCAGCTTTCGATTTATGGAAATCAGGCTTGTTAGAATGGCAAAAAGATATTAATCCATTGGCATCGGCCATAAAATGTGCTTGGAAAGTAACAACTGTTTCGCCAAGTTATTTGGATGAAATGATGTATAATGCCAGAGGATTAGAAAGTTTATTAAGACAAGAAAGAGGTAAGTGCGTGGGGATTTTAAACGGCATCGATAATGAAGTTTGGGATCCGCAAACTGACCCCATGATAGTAAAAAGTTACAATTTAAAAACTGTTGAAGCTGGGAAACTAGCAAACAAAATAGCGCTTTGTAATGTTTTTCAATTAGACTCATCAAAACCACTGTTTACTTTTATTGGCAGATTAGTGGATGAGAAAGGGGCAGATTTACTACCAGATATTTTTTATACTGCTTTACAGCAACATGGAAAAAACATTAACTTATTAGTTTTAGGATCTGGTGATGGTTGGGTTGAAGGCCAATTAAATCATCTTAAAAATGGTTTTGAAGGAAGTTACAACGCTTGGATTGGCTATAATGAGAAGGTTTCACACGAAATATATTCTGGAGCTGATTTCCTTTTGATGCCATCAAGAGTTGAGCCTTGTGGTTTAAATCAACTTTATGCTTTAAGATATGGAACAGTACCAATTGTTAGAAGAATTGGTGGTTTAAAAGATACTGTTATTGATATCGGTGATAACGGGTTTGGTGTTTGTCACGATCAAACGAGCACTGGAGATGTTATACATGCTATTAATAGAGCCGTTGATTTATTTAACGATAGAAAGAAATTTAAAGAAGTACGCAAAACAATGATGAAAATAGACCACTCGTGGGATATGGCGGCATTGAAATATATAGAATTATACCAAATATTTAAATAA
- the cobA gene encoding uroporphyrinogen-III C-methyltransferase codes for MILNKVEKANIEPRITLIGAGPGDPDLFSLKGVKALKTADVVLYDANVNEALLCHAPDGIPKVYVGKRTDDESFSQDAINKLIIDYALNYGHVVRLKSGDPFFFAKGYEEIDAAESYSIPTEIIPGISSATGAPSLQKIPMIYKDLSESFWAVTGTNSRGEISEDLYIAAKTKATIVVLNGIDKIKEIAAIFQSEHKNLLPVAVIQNGSSPDEKIAIGIVDTIAEIVEDKKISAPALLVFGDVVSLHPQFQPIRDFYEIIAEEY; via the coding sequence ATGATTTTAAATAAAGTAGAAAAAGCGAACATTGAACCAAGAATTACATTAATAGGTGCGGGTCCTGGAGATCCGGATTTATTTAGTTTAAAAGGTGTTAAAGCATTAAAAACAGCCGATGTTGTTTTGTACGATGCAAATGTGAACGAAGCTTTATTGTGTCATGCCCCAGATGGTATTCCGAAAGTTTATGTAGGCAAACGTACTGATGATGAATCATTTTCTCAAGATGCTATAAACAAATTGATTATTGATTATGCGTTAAATTATGGTCACGTTGTGCGTTTGAAAAGTGGCGATCCTTTTTTCTTTGCTAAAGGATACGAAGAAATAGATGCTGCCGAATCTTATAGCATTCCGACAGAAATTATTCCAGGTATTTCGAGTGCGACAGGCGCACCAAGTCTGCAAAAAATTCCGATGATTTATAAAGACCTTAGCGAAAGTTTCTGGGCGGTAACTGGAACAAATTCTAGAGGTGAAATATCTGAGGATTTATATATTGCAGCCAAAACTAAAGCAACAATTGTAGTTTTAAATGGCATTGATAAGATAAAAGAAATTGCCGCAATTTTTCAATCAGAACACAAAAATTTATTGCCTGTTGCTGTAATTCAAAATGGTTCTTCGCCTGATGAAAAGATAGCTATCGGGATTGTAGATACCATTGCGGAAATTGTTGAAGATAAAAAAATCAGTGCTCCGGCACTGTTGGTTTTCGGAGATGTAGTTTCTTTACATCCACAATTTCAACCCATTAGAGATTTTTATGAAATTATTGCAGAAGAATATTAG
- a CDS encoding sulfate adenylyltransferase subunit 1 → MNILKFFTAGSVDDGKSTLIGRLLYDTDSILADQLEALQSSNRKNDDGTIDLAILTDGLRAEREQGITIDVAYKYFQTEKRKFIIADTPGHIQYTRNMVTGASTANLAIILVDARNGVVEQTIRHSYLVSLLGIKHVVVCINKMDMVDYSDSVYTTIIDKYKVLAQQLKLKDVTYIPVSALKGDNIVLPSINMDWYNGESLLHFLEKVDTDNLDKSQLARMPVQWVIRPQTDELHDYRGYAGRVLSGTFKLNDKIVVLPSGASSTIEKIEFFDQTLDSAHSGRSVTIHLKDNVDISRGDTIVNATAQPQDSKLIEADLCWMDGRALDTSIMYLIQHNSKISKCKISEILHKVDINTLEKHAADEFKLNDIGRVIIKTAETLAFDLYDDNRANGSAILIDSRTNLTVGALMFRAAVE, encoded by the coding sequence ATGAACATATTAAAATTTTTTACAGCAGGCAGTGTTGATGATGGTAAAAGTACCTTAATCGGCCGTTTGTTATATGATACAGATTCAATTTTAGCCGATCAGTTGGAAGCCTTGCAAAGCTCTAACCGTAAAAATGATGATGGAACAATAGATTTAGCCATTTTAACTGATGGGTTAAGAGCCGAGCGTGAACAAGGAATTACTATTGATGTAGCTTACAAATATTTTCAAACCGAGAAAAGAAAGTTTATTATTGCTGATACGCCCGGACATATCCAATACACCAGGAATATGGTTACAGGTGCTTCTACAGCTAATTTAGCTATTATTTTAGTTGATGCCAGAAACGGCGTTGTAGAACAAACCATCCGACATTCTTATTTGGTTTCTTTGTTGGGCATTAAGCACGTTGTGGTTTGCATTAATAAAATGGATATGGTTGATTATAGCGATTCCGTTTATACCACAATTATAGATAAATACAAGGTTTTAGCGCAGCAATTAAAATTAAAAGATGTTACTTACATCCCGGTCAGTGCCTTAAAAGGTGATAATATTGTGTTGCCATCTATAAATATGGATTGGTATAATGGCGAAAGTTTATTGCACTTTTTAGAGAAAGTTGATACAGATAATTTAGATAAATCTCAGTTGGCTCGCATGCCTGTTCAATGGGTTATTCGTCCGCAAACGGATGAATTACACGATTACCGTGGATACGCAGGCAGGGTTTTAAGTGGAACTTTTAAGTTGAACGATAAGATAGTTGTGCTTCCATCGGGAGCAAGTTCCACCATTGAAAAAATCGAATTTTTTGATCAAACCTTGGATAGTGCACATTCTGGGCGGTCGGTTACCATACATTTAAAAGATAATGTAGATATAAGCCGTGGCGATACAATCGTAAATGCAACGGCTCAACCGCAAGATTCAAAGTTAATTGAAGCAGATTTATGTTGGATGGATGGACGTGCTTTAGATACTTCGATTATGTATTTAATTCAACATAATAGCAAGATTTCGAAGTGTAAAATCAGTGAGATTTTGCATAAAGTTGATATCAATACTTTAGAAAAACATGCTGCAGATGAATTTAAATTAAACGATATTGGGCGGGTAATTATTAAAACTGCCGAAACATTGGCTTTTGATTTATATGATGATAACCGTGCAAACGGATCAGCTATTTTGATTGATAGTCGTACAAACTTAACCGTAGGTGCGCTCATGTTTAGAGCTGCGGTTGAATAA